The segment GTGAAAGTCATCAAGAGCATCCTTTTCATTAAATTCAGTGCTCTTATGTCTTATTAACTCATAGGATCGCTCGTATAGATCGAGTATCCTAGTTATGTCACAAAACCCTTCCAACCTATGAAGCCGGAATTTGAGCACCGTAAAATGAATTAGTGCTTTTTGTTTTTACTTTATTTTTGATACTTAAGGGATAATTTCGGACTGCTTGAGTAGTCGAACCTAAATTCTTCGAAAGAATAATAGGTTTTTAACTATTAGTTAAACAGAGCACTGGCGTCCTAATTTTTTCTTATTATATAGGGTCAGTCACTTACGCTTGGTCCTCGCTTTCGAAACCCTCCCTGAACAAACAGACACCCATTGCTTTATATAATAAGGCAAATCTCGGACGCGACTGGAACATAATCTTATAAAAAGCTAATGGTTCAAAAAGGCGAGTTTTGATTTGGACACTTATCCAAAGCAACTTCTGAAAAAATTTCCAAACAACTACTAACTAAAGGAAAATTAAAACGGAAGGAAACCGGACTTCTGAGCAGGGCTTTAAAAAGTGAAAATTAAATTAGAAAGACATAATGTGAAAATCAATCTTGAACCTTGGTCGGAACCCGGAATCAATCTGGAAAATTTTCTACTAACTATTCGGGCCCACGTTCGAGCACTGGAAATTGAAAGGAGTAAGTCCTGTAAATTCATTGTTCGAACTGGGTACTAAAAGTCAAGGAGGTTCCTGGTATGGAACTTATTGAAGAAATGGATAAGGAAAAGATCGCAGAAGGTTTCTGGATCTCAAGACCTGATGGAGTGAACATCGGAATAGAGAAAATTACTTTCTCCTTTCCTATAGAAGACATTGAGAAGATTGGCCTGGATAGAATATCTAAGCCAGACAAGGAAATTCCTGAGCATTCCAAAATTGATGTTCAGGTCAAAGGTAGAAAAGTTTATATAACGTATCCTTTTGCACAACTATCTCATGGATTTTATCTTCCTGGGGATTTTTTGGAAGATATAAAGTATTGCATAATGGATTTAGAATCAGATGTAAAAATGCAAAAGGGATGTGTAATTCAGAGCTTTGATAATATGGAAATTGAAAAGCTTCATCTAATTCAGGCTGTAGCAATTGAATGTGATGATCTTGAAGATTTCCAATTGCTGGAGTGGTTGAATGGAAGATACAATGGTGAATTCCACAAGCTTGAAGAAACAGAAGATCTGATCAATGGCGGAAAAGTCCGTAGAATTATGAAGACTTTCTATGAAAAAGAAGAATCTCATTGGAAAACATTGGCTAATGAAATGTATCAAGTAGAGTTTAGTGTAGTTTTGGAAAATGCGCAAAGTATAAAGGAGGCACTCGGTGAAATTTATCTTGAGGCATTGAACATAGATAATCTTAAAAAAGTAATGCAACAAAATGCCAAAGTGTTTTTTAACTCATTGGGATATATACACCCATTGGTAAGGATTTTGGAAAGCTTGGATGTAATTGATCAGGAAATGGGCTCTGTTTGGAGAAGAGCAGCATCCATGAAATACCCTGACAATTATGAAAGGCATTTTCCTGAAATGTACCATGACACTGTGGAAATATATGAGGAAAATGTAAAGAACCTAAAAGAACTGAGAAGATTTATCAACTATTTAACAAGGGGGATAGTGGATCCTGTGGGAGGTTCTAATTCAATCCTAAAGTCAATAGATAGGCTTGGCAAAGAGTTAGTAGGTCCTGAGTTCTCCTTTGAGTTAAGGTACTAAAGTAAGTAAATGCAATTATGTTTATAAGGAATTAGAGTGATTGTTGGCTGGGATCATTTAGGGGTAGGTCCCGGTCAATAGTCTTTGACCTACAGTATTTCGTAGGCTTTGAGGGTGGATGAGTTTTCCGGAAAGAGTTCGAGCGTTCCAGGAGTTTACAATCAATTGTAGCCCGCGAGTAGTAAGGTTCTTCCTTTCCTTTTGATTCTTTCTCGGACGACTTACAAAGAAATAGTCAGAGTCGATTCCGAATTTCTCGTGATACTCCCTTACAGCGCTTAGGGAAGCTTCGCTAATAGCTGAAGATTTGAGCCTTCCACATTTTCCCATATAACTGATGTAGGACTGCTCAGAGAGGCCTTTAGACACGTCTGAGAGCTTTAGGGAGACGATTTCCATAGCCAATAGTCCTAATTCCTGCATTACAAGGAAAAGGGCTCTGTTTCGATAGTCTTCTTCTGTTTCAGGTTCAGAGAAGTCTTGATACAGCTTTTCGAGAGTCTCTTCTGAAAGTCTATTTTCGGTAAGCGAGAAGTTTGGATCCTTTTGTTCAGACTTAGGATAAAGGGAGGATAGGTAGATTACATTCGATTCTATAGACATAGATTAAACTCCTTAAGATTGGATTGAAATTGTTTCGGGTTTTGAGTCGTCTTCGTCGAGAGTTCGGATATAAGTAACTGGCTGGCCGAAATCATCTGTTGAAGATATAGCGACAAAGACTTGGAAAGGAATTTGAAATAAGTGGACCGGCGAAAAGCGAACTAAGAAAAGCTTAATCTTTGGAGTTAAGGTCGTAATAATACCTTCCTTACTTCCGCGAATTATATCTTGTAAGATTCTTTCAGGATCTTTCGGAGGCCGGCTCTTATCAGTGGCCTTATTGATTTCGTCTTTAACTTTTTTAGAAATTATGAGTCTTCCTTCTGTTGCTTTAGGAGAGTCCTCAATATGTGTTATATGTTTGAATTCCATAGATTTATTTTCTCTAAGGAATTAGTAGGAGATTGTATTAATTCAGAATAAATAAATGTAGTTTTGCGAGTATTACTCTTTGATTAAGTAATTCTAACTCTGATAGAAACTTTTCGGAACTGTTTCCACTAATTAAACAAATTAGGAGGAAATCAGAAATGGCTAATTTAACGTGTACGTATTGTCTCGCAGAGTTTGATCTCTGCCAAGATAACAAAGGAGGTCGTCAGCCACAGAAAGTGGACGTTCCTTGTAAAAAATGTGGAACTACAGTCTATCAAAGAGATGAGCTAACCACCACCAAATACTATCTGATAGATAAAACAAGTGAAATGGAGCTTCCCTTTGGCACTCGTAAGACAGATGCTAAAGGAAAGAAGATTAAACTCGGTCCTTTTTGCAATTGCAAGATTAGAATGGAAGCCTTGGGAGGGAAGTATGGTAAGTTCTGGACTTGCGTTGGAGTTCCAGGATGTGGAATGAAGAAGAAGGTAAGGAAGAGGAAAGATACATAAGCAGTTCGAATAACTGAAGTATCATTCTGTAGCCGGGGAGAGTTCGCATTGTATTAAGAATGCTTACTCTCCCCGCAATTGGTAATGAACAAGGGTTAAAATGACCATGGTTTTTAAAACTAGGCTGAACCTCAAAATGACTTTGGGAAAAAAGTTTCAATTTTCAAGAAAAAGTTCCAATCTCAAGATTTCTATAATCGAAAAGCATAATGTGATAATTCATATCACGCATATCTAATTTACTAATCTATTTACCTATTAGAAAAAAAAATCTGAAAAGTTAAACTTTTTTCCCATTTTGATTTTGAGAAAGGGAAAACACCCCATAAAATATAATTAAGAAATCAAGATGGTTTCTGCGATTTCTTCGAACGAAATTTGAAGGAATTTAAAATTAAATTTAAGGAGAAATAGTAGGGCTTGTTAGCTCTGCTAAAGTAAAATCAAAATGAGTGAGAAAATAAAGGAGCCTAAGGTTAAAAAGAAAAGCAAAGTGGAGATGAAAATTGATGAACTTTCTCTTCAACTTAAAAGTAAAGAAATTAGCCCAATGGAATTTGCTGAGAAATTTCCAATTAAAGTAGAAAAGATGCCCAAGGAGGAGCTTATACCTATTGCAGTTACTGTGTATAAAGAAACTCATGGTGAAAAAAAGTATAAGAAAATTCAGAATGATTTTGATGCAATAATTGGAATCGTCCGTGAATTTGTTTTGATGTATATGACAACCCTCAGAGAGGGTTATCAGTTCATTAAAAAGAATGACAAAGCATTTGCGTTACTAACTCAAAGGGCTGCAGATGAGTCTATGAGGGTTTACCCTTGGTTGTCTGAAAATTATTACATGGATTGAGGGGAATTACTAAGACTATATCCATACTGGCTGTCCGGAACGCTTAATATGGATTCGTTTAGTCACCAAAAATAATGTCTGATAAGTGTCAGTTTTACCAAGTAATCAAAGGTTTCATGATTCTTGGTATCGAAACCAACTGATTGCATTCATTCGATTGGGATTTCCAGTCTATCTAAAATGGAGGGGAGTAGATGTTGATTAGATTTTATAATAAAAATACTAGTCATCTACTCCCCCTATAGAGTATTAATACATCTCCTCTCAATCCCTTTGCGTTTCTCTGCTTTGTTTTTAGACATCTTCGGGAATTTCTCCGGAGTAAGGCTCGCAATGGTTCGTATAGATGTCCGTCATATTGAGAATATCAAAGGCATCATGCTTTAGTATCCCGGCCTTTTCTAATTCAATTCTTTCCATTTGTATTCCATCAATGTGGATCCAGGAATTGTACTTATCTTCAGTCTTGGCGAAAACTAAATACTCGTAGTCCCCAAATTTTTTTAGCACTACTACGGGCGAATCGGATTCAACAAGTCTCTTTTTAAATATCCAGGTTTCATTTGAGACTTTGGTGTTGCCTTGGATCATTTCATGGAAGGCGATTAAGGAACGGAGAATATCATTGAAGATTTTTAAGCCTTCTTCATTGATTTGGAACCATTTATCTTTTTGATTTCGTATTTCAGTCACCGAAATAATATTCGAAAACAGTAAAATACCGAAAGGAAAAAATTGGAGATTGTATAAAAAAGAAATTAGTCTTCGTTTATGCTCAAGATGAGTAAGTATTGATCTTCCGATTCTTTCGGTAATGAAATTTTTCTAAAAGCTCTATATCTATTTAGAGAGGGTAGTAGGCCCTTGAAATAAACTAAGAATATTTCGATATCTTCGCTTACTTTATCAATAACACGACCCACGCTACCAGCCATTAGATTATAAACAATCCGTGAGGGAGATTTCTTATCTCGAGATTTGCTATATACCGTGTTCAACTCTGACCAAACTGTTTTTGAAACGTATACCTGACACTTATAGAATTCTTCTACGCGGTATCGATATGGGGGGACCATAAGGCTTACAATTTCTCCTGATTCGATCAATTCTTGAAGAGAATTAGTTTCTATCTTTTCAAGTAAGGTCATTTCTTTGTTTTACTCCCACTTGAGAAATCTTGAGGCGTTAAAATAGGGTTTTGTGTAGAAAAGCACGCTCGTGTTTACTGTGCTATGATTCAGGAGCAAGCGTACTGCTCCAGATCCGGCGAGGTCCATAAGCTTTGAAGCGGCTGTATGCCTCAGACTATGGGGGTGTATTAATTTATTAGAACATGTTCTAACATTCCAAGAATTGACGATTAACTGGAGTCCACGCGTAGATAAATTAGATCGTTCCTTTTGATTTCCTCGCGGAAGGGACAGGAAGAAATAATCATAATTGCCTTCGAACCTGGAATGGTATTCTCGAATAAAGCCTAGTGTTTCTTCAGCTATAACGGCAAAAGCCATCTTCCCTCCCTTCTTGGTATATGAGATTAATGTTTCTCCAGAAGGAGCCAAGAAAAGGTCGGAAAACCTAAGAGAAACAACTTCTTTTGCACGTAACGCGGTAAGGTACATCAAATTCAACAAAGCTCTATTTCGATAGTCTCGTTCTGATACTGGATCCGAAAATTTCTTAATCAAATCGATCATTGTCTGGTCGGTTAGGCCCTTGCCTAGCATCAGCCCAGATTCGGGGCCTGACCTTTTTGGAGTTCCAGTTCTGGCATTCCGAAACTCAGCGAGATTTATTACGTTAGTTCTTATTGACATGATTTAAAACGAATCCAAAATAAGGCTAACGGATGTATAGCTTTCGATTGGTTAAAAGAAAAGGATTTTTCTGAATTCTGCTTTAAAAAACGGATTGATATATATTATGAAAACATAAAACACATTCCGTTTCTTTTCTGAAAGCGGAAGCACTTTTAATAAACAGGATACGGCAGGGATAAATAATGAGATACTTGGGTTTTAATATTAGAAATTTCAAAGGAATACGAGAAGTATCGATTGATCTAAATAAGAAGCCCTATATTAATATTTTTACATTAATTGGATTAAATGAGAGTGGTAAGACTACGATTTTGGAGGCAATTCATTATTTTTCAATTTTGGAAACGAAGGATGATCATAAATATATACCAAAATCTAAAAAACACAATTATAACGAATCCATTACTGTAGAAGCCATATTGGAATTATCTGAGGAAGACAAATTAGATTTTAGGGGTTTCCTGAAGCAAAATTTTAATTTCAAATTAATAAGCGACAGCATTGTATTTACAGTCGAGAAAAGGCAAAGTTTTAAAAATTCTGCATTAAGTGAATCCACCCGATCATGGAGAGGAAGCTTTAGAGTTTTATATGGAAAGAACAATAAGGAAAGGGACGTCGAAATATCTGACGAAAGTTTTAAAGCAATTCAAGATTATCTAGAAAAGTTGCGTCCCGTGATAGTTTATTTCCCAAATTTTTTATTTGATGTCCCGGAAAAAATTTACCTTCAGGAATTGCCGGACACGCCGGAGAAGGCGCCCCAAAAAGAGCAGACAAAAGAGGCATTGACTCTCCCATTTTTCCTCAGGGCAGTTCAGGATGTATTGGATTATATGGATGAAGGTTTAACTATTTTCAATCATATTATAGAAAGTTTCAATGCACGAGAAAATTCAAAAGCAGATAAAGAAGCAATCGTCTTCTGCGTTTATATGGATTTCTCGATTTGAATTATGATTGCAATGGCAGATTTGGATTTTCGAAAACAATTTTTCCCAGGTAAAACCTTCATTTGGAACTAGTAGATTCGGAACCAATACAAAGAATAGAAGCCGGAGCAGAGTTATTTTTATTAAAGTCAGCAGAAACAAATCCAAATATAATTCCGAATGATTAGAGAAATTCTTAGTCGAGATCTTGCCGTCAAACAAAAAATACTGATCTGCTTTTTCGGTAAGTTATAGTTGTGATAGAACAGAAATTATTAATACGCCTATGATGAAGTTATGTGATAGTTTTTAGAAAACTTGTGGGAAATATCAATCAAAGATGAAAATGAAGGTAATCTGGGTTCGGTTCAAAGCAAGTAGAATCGATTGCATTGAGCACTATGAGTTTAGCGAGAAGAAGATATACTTAAGGTAACTTCTTTAATGGGGCCCTTCAGTTGCCTTATATATGCTGGGATTCATAATTCGGATCGTTTTCATTGATTTATACTATATTCTCTATTAAAGCTTATTTTAATTTTGATTCTGAATTATCATTATCGCTTCTTGCAGCTATAAGTTTTTTCAGATAATTTGTCCTTTACAAACTTTTGCACCGTCTAAAGTCTTGATTATGATTCCGGGCTTGCGTAAAATTCTGTTAAGCTTGTCGTTTCTTTCTGCGTGTATTTTATCTATAAATTGTAGTACATTATGCAAATTTGATTTGGTAAGTCCTATTGAAGCAAGTGACTTGCATAGTTCAGATTTATCCCATGAACCGACCGCACCGCAAGAGGAATCTGATTGTGAATGGGACACTGGTAGTTTAAATATATCTTACAAAGAGAAATTTTTTAGCTCATTTATACACCTTTCATTTTCAAGCAATTATATATTTTTCATAGATTCACTATTAAAGATCGAAATTGCTGCTTCAGATTTGCGAGATTCAATCTTTCCGATTGATAGTCATTCTGATCCTGTCTTTAGTATAAATACTATTCGAATTCTTATCTAATCCACGCTTTTAGACAGCTTAAGTTTAAAACGTGGAGGTTGGCCGTGTACTGCTATTCATTGGAGAGGAATTTTTACCTCTTTAAAATTATTTTAATAAACAAATTCGTTTTATCGATTATATTTTTTTCTTTTTTCACTGTTCCTAATTTTGCAGTTGAGTCTGTGGAAAAAAAAGCGGTAAAGATTACTATAGAGAGCATTGTTGAAGTTGCTGAACGTAATTCTCCATTGCTTCTCTCTTTAAATTCCGATTTAGAAACCCTATACTTCAGAAAGAAGCAAGAGGGCATGACTCAGAACCCCATTCTATCTATGGATTATGGACAGAGAAAGGCCGCAAACGAGTCTGGTTCGGAATATTCTTTTCAAGTAGAGCAGCCTATTTATTATCCTGGGAGAAAGGAGTTAAAACAACTCTTAGTAAATAATGATTCCAAGATTAAAGAAATACAAGTCATCGAAGCAACAAATTCGGTGCGATTCAATGCGGTAAAGTTCGCATATCGCTATCTCATAGCTGATATAAATAGAAGTCATGTGAAAGAAAGGTTACGCAGGCTTGCTATAATTGAAAATTATATCAGATCTAGACCGTTCATAACTCCCCAGGCGAAAACAGACCTATTCATTTTAGAAAGAAGGATACTGGCTTTAAAGAAACATTTTAATGATTTAGAGTTACTTTCCTCAAAAAATTACGAGGCAATGAATTTTTTTCTTAGATTTGACTCAATTCCCTCTCTCTCTCTTCCCTTTTTTAAAGACGGAATTCGTTTTGACCAAAGTGATCTGGAAAAAAAGGCCATCGACCAAAATCCTCTATTGTTAACTGCCCGAGGAGAGGTGGAGAAAGCCCGGACTGAATACCGCTTGGCTAGTTTGGAAAAATATCCGGACTACTCAGTTGTTGGCCAAGTGGGGGAAGATAAATCAGGGGTTTCAAACCGATATTTCGATGTGGGATTAAAATTCAGGGTTCCAGTATGGGATCAATTTCAAAATAAAATTACAGCTGCAGAGAAAAATATGGATGCAAAGTCGAATAACCTCTTGCAGCAAGAAAACTTAATAAAGATGAATCTTCGGCAAACTATTTTGGAGTATGAAAAATCAAAAGTTAATATTAAATTATTCGATTTGTCTAAGTTGGAAAGAATTGAAAATGATTTAAATTTTGCGGACGCGCAATTTTCTAAGTCTCGTATCCAAATTCTGAGCTATTTAGAATTGGAGAGCCAACTGCACGAGACATATCATTCTATATTGGATGCACAACTAACGCATATAGAAGCTTTTCTTAACCTTCTGTATATCACCAACGAAAAAGACATTATAGGGGTATTAAAAGATGCTGAGCAGACTTTTAAATACAGTTCTAAATAATTCGATTTTATCTATAGGGATCGTATTATTTCTTTTTATTTATTCTTTCTTTAATCTTAAGAAAGTATCGATAGACGCTGTGCCGGATATTACGAATGTCCAGGTTATTGTAACTACAAATACCGGACCGTTAGATCCAGAGAGGGTAGAGAAGTTGGTTACATTTCCACTAGAAACAGAATTGATGGGTTTGCCTAACTTGATCGATATTCGTTCTGTCTCTAAATTCGGACTTTCTAACTTAACTTTAATCTTTAAAGAAGGTACGGATATTTATTTGGCAAGGTCTCTCGTATTAGAAAGATTATCGAGTGCCAAAAATAAACTTCCTGTAGGTGTTTCTTCGGAAGTCGCACCTAACTCTACAGGTTTAGGTGAAATCTTTTTCTATTCAGTTCAAGCTAAATCCGGTTCTGAATTAGAAAAGATGCCGGAAGAGAAGAGACTATTATATCTGAGAACTGTTCAGGATTATATAGTCCGTCCTCAATTGAAATCTATGGTCCCAGGTATTGTCGAGGTGGATTCAAACGGTGGATTTGAAAAGGAAATACATATCGAT is part of the Leptospira broomii serovar Hurstbridge str. 5399 genome and harbors:
- a CDS encoding tyrosine-type recombinase/integrase, whose translation is MSIRTNVINLAEFRNARTGTPKRSGPESGLMLGKGLTDQTMIDLIKKFSDPVSERDYRNRALLNLMYLTALRAKEVVSLRFSDLFLAPSGETLISYTKKGGKMAFAVIAEETLGFIREYHSRFEGNYDYFFLSLPRGNQKERSNLSTRGLQLIVNSWNVRTCSNKLIHPHSLRHTAASKLMDLAGSGAVRLLLNHSTVNTSVLFYTKPYFNASRFLKWE
- a CDS encoding AAA family ATPase, with translation MRYLGFNIRNFKGIREVSIDLNKKPYINIFTLIGLNESGKTTILEAIHYFSILETKDDHKYIPKSKKHNYNESITVEAILELSEEDKLDFRGFLKQNFNFKLISDSIVFTVEKRQSFKNSALSESTRSWRGSFRVLYGKNNKERDVEISDESFKAIQDYLEKLRPVIVYFPNFLFDVPEKIYLQELPDTPEKAPQKEQTKEALTLPFFLRAVQDVLDYMDEGLTIFNHIIESFNARENSKADKEAIVFCVYMDFSI
- a CDS encoding TolC family protein, with protein sequence MYCYSLERNFYLFKIILINKFVLSIIFFSFFTVPNFAVESVEKKAVKITIESIVEVAERNSPLLLSLNSDLETLYFRKKQEGMTQNPILSMDYGQRKAANESGSEYSFQVEQPIYYPGRKELKQLLVNNDSKIKEIQVIEATNSVRFNAVKFAYRYLIADINRSHVKERLRRLAIIENYIRSRPFITPQAKTDLFILERRILALKKHFNDLELLSSKNYEAMNFFLRFDSIPSLSLPFFKDGIRFDQSDLEKKAIDQNPLLLTARGEVEKARTEYRLASLEKYPDYSVVGQVGEDKSGVSNRYFDVGLKFRVPVWDQFQNKITAAEKNMDAKSNNLLQQENLIKMNLRQTILEYEKSKVNIKLFDLSKLERIENDLNFADAQFSKSRIQILSYLELESQLHETYHSILDAQLTHIEAFLNLLYITNEKDIIGVLKDAEQTFKYSSK
- a CDS encoding tyrosine-type recombinase/integrase; protein product: MSIESNVIYLSSLYPKSEQKDPNFSLTENRLSEETLEKLYQDFSEPETEEDYRNRALFLVMQELGLLAMEIVSLKLSDVSKGLSEQSYISYMGKCGRLKSSAISEASLSAVREYHEKFGIDSDYFFVSRPRKNQKERKNLTTRGLQLIVNSWNARTLSGKLIHPQSLRNTVGQRLLTGTYP
- a CDS encoding LIC_13246 family protein, which encodes MTEIRNQKDKWFQINEEGLKIFNDILRSLIAFHEMIQGNTKVSNETWIFKKRLVESDSPVVVLKKFGDYEYLVFAKTEDKYNSWIHIDGIQMERIELEKAGILKHDAFDILNMTDIYTNHCEPYSGEIPEDV